Proteins from one Solidesulfovibrio sp. genomic window:
- a CDS encoding glycosyltransferase: MSRSLVLAVRENTAMWPWLRETRPAVPPGVQILEADEHTAAPGSVFLLPGPSALNGLRPKYFSLIGNFDLMRDEPPPAPGGNKRLVAYLGHGDGNPSLEIDEWVDLVREAAESTGWEVDFLTAPGAPDYPGARPDDESLSILAEALGYARALVTACPRAAHTTVAMGRSAVLLPRQHVMLSVFRNAAPSRALPTVLDADGLAESLREIEAGAAFPGDRERYKASHGGHRDPRQSFPRLLAALGEAEARTLAGLPDMAGYKTVADQPALSVFVFGTNPRGMYSGGRYHAWIMAESLALAGHDVTFVTNVEPLFSRDFALSPAQHRLKVILTSTYNVRRLRCAVDCVIIVPAMFGSHYFYENAVSFSKQHRAHACLLNFESPNWFNALSPVVRDALGWADWARTAQHCSMIISALEVNSDHAQRYYSLYNAECRYLVAPPPINDMAADIVPVFPREDRIVAIIRFDLAEHKGVSSLLELIDEPMRGHVLALLVGHEKRPEAFVRAIEARAAAHGVTLEFLDRLNDQEKFRQLSRAKLLLFMSQFEGYGYPPLEALYCGTPCLSFDLEPLRETCGDLPHYAPLGDWAAFKAQLAERLAAPFDNAREAAFDADSIRMITFGDRLGRALYDMCTIPLSNAIWTRAMPSYKDFCTQYRQLLQAGDRPPALPAAWLTVQDASLHDGCVLSLAAIVVAAAASIRVSVNGVEVAYFTSGDLSRDIAGKALLVRRILPPQALVEPPEACTVTIQKEATVSHEVVIQLRAGGERSPAALFIENLDFDLCMNRVRLIGWAQGPAGGYSIRVTQRNQEPGYARLNLPRPDIAGRYGLGMRQHGWSYDGALTPEEPLAVEMLLDGRLLARRRLNVKDADTPIMVWRGLAAPAADGPVAAVITHVPFLPVRQGNHIVIDQLLRWLRSQGYRVFLVLQIHPRFLVEHQAAYQAMAERIFIVNPEVKTPGTVALNKADLTHINTKRCLHDIASRHDLRLAIAEYVHFAAALTDLPATTLSAVQTHDALFRLQAFKAKGITIDQAFRNCSAEEEKKLLRCAKVIIAIQHHERRLFANLVPEKQAITVGVSRDAFGEPLPPSPEPSRSVFIAASGNPFNVAGLKQFLEHCWPRVRQRVPDARLRLAGRIGQEEGFAAPGVECLGLLDSLDGEYENAAVCINPVTMGTGLKIKSVETLARGRALVSTSVGLEGIGAHGHRAFVVADTWPLFADAVAELLVNVAYRHDVEREATAYARRYLEPDFVYHQLAETLALHTTQASHQAPQPPLRGIV, translated from the coding sequence ATGTCTCGCTCACTGGTGCTGGCCGTGCGGGAGAATACCGCGATGTGGCCCTGGCTGCGAGAAACCAGGCCGGCTGTCCCCCCGGGTGTTCAGATCCTGGAGGCCGATGAGCACACGGCCGCGCCCGGCTCCGTCTTCCTTCTGCCCGGCCCCAGCGCGCTCAACGGCCTGCGCCCGAAATATTTCAGTCTGATCGGCAACTTCGATCTGATGCGGGACGAGCCGCCTCCAGCTCCCGGCGGGAACAAGCGATTGGTCGCCTACCTGGGGCACGGGGACGGCAATCCCTCCTTGGAGATCGACGAATGGGTGGATCTGGTTCGGGAGGCGGCTGAATCGACGGGCTGGGAAGTTGACTTCCTCACGGCGCCCGGGGCTCCCGACTACCCCGGAGCCCGCCCAGACGACGAATCCCTCTCGATCCTGGCCGAGGCGCTCGGCTACGCCCGGGCCCTTGTCACGGCTTGCCCAAGGGCCGCCCATACGACGGTTGCCATGGGGCGATCGGCCGTTTTACTGCCGCGGCAGCACGTGATGCTCTCCGTGTTCCGCAACGCCGCCCCCTCCCGGGCCCTGCCCACGGTGCTCGACGCAGACGGCCTCGCCGAGAGCCTCCGGGAGATCGAGGCCGGCGCGGCCTTTCCGGGTGACCGTGAACGGTACAAAGCAAGCCATGGCGGCCACCGCGATCCACGACAAAGCTTCCCCCGCCTCCTCGCGGCCCTGGGTGAGGCCGAGGCGCGCACGCTGGCGGGGCTGCCCGACATGGCCGGATACAAGACCGTCGCGGACCAGCCGGCCCTGTCGGTGTTCGTGTTCGGGACCAACCCGCGGGGAATGTATTCTGGCGGCCGCTATCACGCCTGGATCATGGCCGAGTCGCTGGCCCTGGCCGGTCACGACGTAACCTTTGTCACAAACGTAGAACCCCTTTTTTCCCGGGATTTCGCGCTCTCCCCGGCGCAACACCGGCTCAAGGTCATCCTGACCTCGACCTACAACGTCCGCCGCTTGCGCTGTGCGGTGGACTGCGTCATCATCGTTCCAGCCATGTTCGGCTCGCATTACTTTTACGAAAACGCCGTCTCGTTTTCCAAACAGCACCGCGCCCATGCCTGCCTGCTCAATTTCGAAAGCCCCAATTGGTTCAACGCCCTGTCCCCTGTTGTGCGGGACGCCCTGGGCTGGGCCGACTGGGCCCGGACCGCGCAGCACTGTTCCATGATCATTTCCGCCCTGGAGGTGAACAGCGACCATGCCCAACGGTATTATAGCCTCTATAACGCGGAATGCCGCTATCTCGTCGCGCCGCCGCCCATCAACGACATGGCCGCGGACATCGTTCCCGTCTTCCCGCGCGAAGACCGCATCGTGGCCATCATCCGCTTCGACCTGGCCGAGCACAAGGGCGTGTCCAGCCTGCTCGAACTGATCGACGAGCCCATGCGGGGACATGTCTTGGCCCTGCTCGTCGGCCATGAGAAGCGGCCCGAGGCGTTCGTTCGAGCGATCGAGGCCCGGGCAGCGGCGCACGGCGTGACCCTGGAATTTCTCGATCGCCTCAACGACCAGGAAAAATTCAGGCAGCTTTCCCGGGCCAAACTGCTGCTTTTCATGTCCCAGTTCGAAGGCTACGGCTACCCCCCCCTGGAAGCCCTGTATTGCGGCACGCCGTGCCTGTCTTTCGACCTCGAACCCCTGCGGGAAACCTGCGGGGATTTGCCGCACTACGCACCTCTGGGCGACTGGGCCGCCTTCAAGGCCCAACTGGCCGAACGGCTCGCCGCGCCCTTCGACAACGCGCGGGAAGCCGCCTTCGATGCCGATTCGATCCGCATGATCACCTTCGGCGACAGGCTGGGACGGGCACTGTACGACATGTGCACCATTCCCCTCAGTAATGCCATTTGGACTCGGGCCATGCCGTCCTACAAGGATTTTTGCACACAATACAGACAACTTCTGCAGGCCGGCGACAGGCCCCCGGCGCTGCCGGCCGCGTGGCTGACGGTCCAGGACGCCAGCCTGCACGACGGCTGCGTGCTTTCCCTGGCCGCCATCGTCGTCGCGGCGGCCGCCTCGATCCGGGTATCGGTCAACGGCGTGGAGGTCGCATATTTCACGTCCGGCGACCTGTCCCGGGACATCGCCGGCAAGGCCTTGCTGGTGCGGCGCATCTTGCCCCCACAAGCCCTGGTCGAACCACCCGAAGCCTGCACCGTCACAATCCAGAAGGAGGCGACGGTGTCCCACGAGGTCGTCATCCAGCTTCGCGCCGGCGGGGAACGGTCGCCGGCCGCTCTTTTCATCGAAAACCTGGATTTCGACCTCTGCATGAACCGGGTGCGGCTGATCGGCTGGGCTCAGGGGCCCGCTGGCGGGTACAGCATCCGTGTCACCCAGCGGAACCAGGAACCCGGCTATGCCCGGCTCAACCTGCCCCGTCCGGACATCGCCGGCCGGTACGGCCTGGGGATGCGTCAGCACGGCTGGAGTTACGACGGGGCGCTCACGCCGGAAGAACCCCTTGCCGTGGAAATGCTGTTGGACGGCAGGCTGCTGGCCAGGCGCCGCCTGAATGTCAAGGATGCCGACACGCCCATCATGGTATGGCGGGGCTTGGCCGCACCGGCGGCCGACGGGCCGGTGGCGGCCGTCATCACCCATGTGCCCTTCCTGCCGGTGCGCCAGGGCAACCATATCGTCATCGACCAGTTGCTGCGGTGGCTTCGTAGCCAGGGCTACCGCGTCTTCCTGGTCCTGCAAATCCACCCCCGGTTCCTCGTGGAGCATCAGGCGGCCTACCAGGCGATGGCGGAACGGATTTTCATCGTCAATCCGGAAGTAAAAACCCCGGGCACTGTCGCCCTCAACAAGGCCGACCTCACCCATATCAACACCAAACGCTGCCTGCACGACATCGCCTCCCGCCATGACCTGCGCTTGGCCATCGCCGAGTACGTGCACTTCGCCGCCGCCCTCACGGACCTGCCCGCCACCACCTTGAGCGCCGTCCAGACCCACGACGCCTTGTTTCGCTTGCAGGCCTTCAAGGCCAAGGGCATCACCATCGACCAGGCTTTCCGAAACTGCAGCGCGGAGGAAGAAAAAAAGCTGCTGCGTTGCGCCAAGGTCATCATCGCCATCCAACACCATGAGCGCAGACTCTTCGCCAACCTCGTGCCCGAAAAGCAGGCCATCACCGTGGGCGTATCCCGTGACGCCTTCGGGGAACCGCTGCCGCCAAGCCCGGAGCCGTCCCGCTCGGTCTTCATCGCCGCCTCGGGCAACCCGTTCAATGTCGCGGGGCTCAAGCAGTTTCTCGAACACTGTTGGCCCAGGGTGCGGCAGCGTGTTCCGGACGCCCGGCTGCGCCTGGCCGGCAGGATCGGGCAGGAGGAAGGGTTCGCGGCGCCCGGCGTCGAATGCCTGGGCCTTCTCGACAGCCTCGACGGCGAGTATGAAAACGCCGCCGTGTGCATCAACCCCGTCACCATGGGGACCGGCTTGAAGATCAAGAGCGTGGAAACCCTGGCCCGTGGCCGAGCCCTGGTCTCCACATCCGTGGGCCTCGAGGGGATCGGCGCCCACGGCCACCGTGCCTTTGTCGTGGCCGATACGTGGCCGCTCTTCGCCGACGCCGTGGCCGAATTGCTGGTCAACGTCGCCTACCGGCACGACGTCGAGCGCGAAGCCACGGCCTATGCCCGGCGCTACCTCGAACCGGATTTCGTGTATCATCAGTTGGCGGAAACGTTGGCGCTCCATACGACGCAGGCATCGCACCAAGCGCCACAGCCCCCCTTGAGGGGAATTGTCTGA